The Synergistes jonesii sequence TCTGTGATTTCTATCTGCGCTTTCTTATATTTTATCTTATGCCGAGCCTGGCCCACGGGAGCAGGTCGTCGGACACGGGCACGCCCAGCTCCACGCCGGCCTTGTTCCCCCCGTGGAAATCGGAACCCGCTGTCGCGTAGAGCCCGAACTTCTTTGCGAGCTTCAAATGACCGTATGTCACGTCGGGGGAGTTAGCGCCGTATATCGCCTCTATCCCCCACAGCCCGGCGTCTTTGAGTCTCTTTATCAGCGCGCGGAGCCCTTCGTCGTCGAGGCAGGTCTGGTACGGGTGCGCGAGCACTGCGAGCCCCCCGGCGCCGTTTATCAGAGAGATGCACTCTTCGGCCGAGAGGCGCTCCCGCGAGACGTAAGCGGCGGCCCCACGCGCGAGGTATTTAGCAAAGGCCTCGCCGACGGTCGAAACGTAGCCCCTCTCGACCAGCAGCCGCGCGATATGAGGACGCGCGACGACCTCACCTCCGGATATCTCTTCCGCCTCTTCTACAGTTACGTCCACGCCGAGCCTGCGCAGCTTTTCGCAGATCTTCAGGTTTCTGGCGCCGCGGCACCGGCGTATATAATCAAGGCGTTCTTCAAGGCGCGGCGAGCCCGGCGCTATCCTGTAGCCTAAGATGTGCAGCGTATACGGCGATTCGGCGGAAAGCTCTATGCCGCAGAGCCCGTGGATCCCCTCGTCTGCGCAGGCTTTCGAGAAGGGAAGGAGCCCGGACGTCGTGTCGTGGTCCGTGAGGGCCACGAGAAAAAGCCCGTGCCGGCGCGAAAGAAGCGCTATCTGCGCGGGCGTGCACGTGCCGTCGGAATAGCTGCTGTGGACGTGCATATCAATCGTCATCATCTCGGCGCCCCCTTATCGTCATCGTCGTCTCCCGGCTCGGAGGCGCCGCGCAGGAAAAGCTCGTGCGCGAGAATCGCCGCCGCCAGCGCAAGCTTCGCCGCATCCTCTTCGCCGAACGCTCCGGCCGTGCCCGCCTCAAGCTGCAGCACGCCGAGCTTTTCGGCGCGCGCGGCGAGCGGCGCCGACAGGATAGAGAGCGCGTCGCGGTCGAGAGGCTGGTCCCGCCCCGTCGACACCTTGGCTATCCTCATGCTCCTACCAGAGCCGTAGACCTTCCACGGCACACCGCCGTTCCTCTTGAGCGCGCGCTCCGGCAGGCCGAAATGTTCCGGCAGATAGAGGTCGCCCTTTACGTCCGCGAGGATTATAAAGACCGCCGCTTCCGGCGCCATCTCCTGCAGCGAGCGCCACGCGCATTCTACCATAGCGTCGAAACTTTCAGCCTTCGCCAGCTTTTCCGCGAAGAGCGCAAGAGCGGGCGCGAGCCGCTCCGACCTGTCTCTGAAATATAGCAGATAAGAGCTTATCGCAAAAAAGAGCGCGAAGAGCGA is a genomic window containing:
- a CDS encoding PHP domain-containing protein — translated: MMTIDMHVHSSYSDGTCTPAQIALLSRRHGLFLVALTDHDTTSGLLPFSKACADEGIHGLCGIELSAESPYTLHILGYRIAPGSPRLEERLDYIRRCRGARNLKICEKLRRLGVDVTVEEAEEISGGEVVARPHIARLLVERGYVSTVGEAFAKYLARGAAAYVSRERLSAEECISLINGAGGLAVLAHPYQTCLDDEGLRALIKRLKDAGLWGIEAIYGANSPDVTYGHLKLAKKFGLYATAGSDFHGGNKAGVELGVPVSDDLLPWARLGIR
- a CDS encoding nucleoside phosphorylase-I family protein produces the protein MKSGKGSLSPLFRPRKFWASAILIAFLAAGAAFSCVFGVFAFFAATLVAAFIGLNEFGRWPYKTNLVICAGSAVAAAVAGVFTWMEVASLFALFFAISSYLLYFRDRSERLAPALALFAEKLAKAESFDAMVECAWRSLQEMAPEAAVFIILADVKGDLYLPEHFGLPERALKRNGGVPWKVYGSGRSMRIAKVSTGRDQPLDRDALSILSAPLAARAEKLGVLQLEAGTAGAFGEEDAAKLALAAAILAHELFLRGASEPGDDDDDKGAPR